The following DNA comes from Cryptococcus decagattii chromosome 7, complete sequence.
TGGAACAGAAGTGAGAGTACTATATTCGATATTCTATCATTCTATACATCAATGTATCTCCTCGTAATAGGCATCTTTTATACTTTAGCTCTTTAAGACTGTTTTCCAGAATTCCAAGATTCAATGTTGCGTAAACCGTGCTCGTGAGTTTGAACAATTTGTCAACAAAGTGCCTGGTCTGTGCGCATTTCTCCGTCGGCTTGATCATgattcatcttcttctttcttcaacCCATATAAAACTCgcattttcttcttccattctcttcttctctttctcccatTCCTCAGTGACAATTCTTCAAATGTCATGACTTCATAGTCCCACATGTCCCGCCCACTCTCCAATTTCACATCCCATCCAGCAGAGGCTTCCCTCCCGCCGCTCCGGACCTCTGCACCTCGCAACCCTACTCCTGCGACGCCTGCCGAGCCATCCCCAGAATTAgaccatcttcatcctgaTGTCAGTGCCGACACAACGACTGTTGATTCCCATATAAACACCAATGTCAACGAGCAGGGACACGGACAAGAACAAGGAAACGGCACAAGCACAAGCTTTAGTGTCCTGAGAACCCAACCGGGCGGTGGTGGGTTTGAGGATTGGGAAGTAGAGTATGAGAGGCAAAAGAATCGGGCATGGGAGGAAAAGGTGAAGTCTGATCTGCAAGGTTGGAGAGGTGGCCATGGGCAAGTCCaactctttttttttccttggGAATCCAATCACGAAATGGGAGGGGTGGAACTGACTTTTTCCCGATATGATTCGATTTTATGCCATGATATGGTTACTGTTGTTGGTTATGATTACCATTATTCAGGACTCCACGATCATCGTACCCTCAGTCGGCACTCCCGCCCATGTCGTATTTCCACCAACCCGTCACTGGAGAAATTGGGAAACATCTTCCAAAGGAGATGGTGAGGATTGAAAGAGATTGGAGTGGCGGAGAAATGTGCCAGTGCGTACTTCTCCCAGTCTGGAAGTATAAAGAGTGGATGAACAGCGCTGATGAATGAGCAAAACTTGTACGAATTTGCGGTTCACACTTTTTGCAGATTCGAAACCATCTTCCCTCTGGAATTAGAAGGCCGTATCCAGCCTTCCCAACTATTATCCTTTCTCAATGTCATCAACGCCAAGTTCGTAGAAGCTTACGCCATGACACCCAATATCATTGATAATCTCATTGCTCTGGCCACCCTCTGGACGAGTTTGTTATGGAAAACAAGTCATTTTGAGAAGAAACTAAAAGAGGTGGAAGGGCTGATTGAGGATGCGAATAGGGAGACGTTTAACAAGGTAGGGCTGAATGTGTTGTCCCCGAGAGACGTAGCTTTGCAGTTTGTGAGTCATTTTTGTCTATTCACTTTTGGACACAAGTTGCTGATAGAAGTTGTCTTGACTGTTGCAGCTGGAGATTGAGTAAGTCGTATAATCTGATTCTCTATGTGGTTCAACTTGGTTTTAACCCTCGTAACAGATATTATTAGCTCTTCAAAAAAAATACACAATCGCGTACAAGGTATCTCCGTCAGGCGGGGAATGACTATGTGTAATAGTGTTGCTACCTGTATAACCCAGCATCAAATGATAACCCAATGTAGTATGGAAATGTACAGAAGACGTATCTTTGTTGAAATTCCAGACGTTTCACAGGATTGACATCTTGTCTTTGCAACACAAAGTCACGAAATGTGTTGCTATTCATTATATAAAATCTAATTCACGTAAACCATCTTCGACAACATGTAAGAGGTAAGACTACTATATACATTCTATTCCCCATCTATCACCATTATCCCAATCCTCCGCaatccttccatctcttaACACGCCATCATTGTCTCGTCTAACTCTTTCCACTCTTCCAACTCGACCCCGCCACCATCTAGAGAACCTTTGGCACAGCCCTGATCGCCTCATCCAACAACTTGTTGCTCACTTCGGGGTTATCCAAATAAAGATGATGTCCTGCGTCCGGCACGACATGGACTGAACAGTTATTGTTGCCCGCTTTGGCCAGTGCGGCGGCTGAATCGTGACCGCCTTGTACGTCCATCCAGTCATTGTCGCCGTCTGTTCTTTCATTAAAAatgggggaagaggggttAGATGATTTTTACATTgtggaaagaaaaagaaaaagggggAGGGCGGGCGCGGcgggaagaaagggaagacGTACACATGAATGTGACTGGCACTTTGAGACGGTCGATACGGTCCAAGATGGGAATCCGGGCGTATGCACCCGGAGCGAGTATATGTGCTGTATATCCCACCGCCGTTAGCTTTATTGGCTACTGCATTCTTCTGCGTTGAGGGtgaagggaaggggaagagtTTGGGAACGTGTGGGATTCGAAACTTACAAATACAATACTCTCCACTCCCCTTCATCACGCTTGTCCCATAGATATACGCATGTAAATCCCGTacatcctcttctgtcTGCCTTGCAAATCGGCGAGAACTGTACTTGCCTACCCACAAGGGACCGAAAGGACCTGCTGTGCGGAGGATAGAGAATGGAGAGAGGCCTCGTTCCCAGCCCCATACGAAGACTGGTGGTGGGTTATTAATCTAATATACTTTGGccggaaaaaaaaaaaaaaaggggggCACGTACATTTCATCATGCCTCGTCGGACGACCGACTCTTCGCGCCGTTTTTCCCATTCTTTCGCTTCCCCTTTCgctccttccttcccacccCTACCGCGGGCAGGACCTGTACCGAGCTCCATCTCCGCTGCGTCTACCGCTCCTTCCAATTCTTGGCTCGTCTCGCTCCCCTCCCTCCTGAGCGTTTCAGCTTGGGTCTGGGTTTGAGTTTGGGGCTGGGAGGACAGTTCGGCAGTTGACGGATACCGGACGTACTCTGGGCCGTGTGGTATCCCCGCCGGGGAAACGAGTACCAAACCGGAAACGCGTTCGGGGTACCTCACCGCGTACGCACTCGCCAGGTAGCCGCCCAGCGAATGGCCGACCAGTATCATTTTCTCGAGCCCGACGCGTTGTCGCCAGTTTTCCAAGCTGGCGAGGAAAAAGTGTTCGGCGCGAGCGACGCGGGATGGGATGGCCGCGtgggagggggaagagaggagggaaggggatGGGCGGGAGGATGAGGCCCATACCGAGCCAGTCGAGGAAGAATGTACGGCGGGAGGTGGCGGCAGACGATGTGGCGATGGATTCCCAGTtccggaagaagaagctaattaaaaaaaaaaaaaaagcgGTATGAGCAAAACAATGTAGGAGAAAAGCAGGGTGGGGAATAAGGCTTACCCGAGGGCAGCGGCATATCCGTGCAATACGACGACGGCTTCTTTGGAATCCTTGTTCGCTGGCGTACTGATTTCTAGTGTATTGATATAATCCTTCAGCCTACTCTCGTCGTCTTTGCAGTGTCTCGATATGTGGTGATGGGATTTCTTTTCTTCGTGCTGAGGGCCATGGCCCGAACCAGGGGGAAGATCGCGGGGGTCGGCGGGGTGAGCGGGAGCGTCGGCAGGGCTGGGAGTGGTGATGAATACGTTTCGAAGGGTGGCCACCAAGcctgaagaagagacagcGGAAGCCGAATTTGAGGGGACTTGCAGCTGAGGCTGAGGTTTCTTGTCCTGCGCAGCGACAGATTGATTTGCGAGACTGATAGTACTGCCACTACTACCCTTTGCAAAACCAAACCACGACTTGGCTCCTCCCTGTTCGTGCACACCGACCGTCGCAGTAGCTGGTAGAGGTGGAGCCATGGCTGGGGCTGGGGTGGGTTCATACATGGCAAGACGTCTGAGCAACCTTTCTTCAGCGATACGGGTCTCTTTGAAAGAGGACGTGGACCACCATGCAGAGAGGGACGACCGGAAGTCTGTAGGGATGTTTCGTGAAGCCGGCGGGAGaggagtggaggaggacAACGCAAGTGGAGGAGTGAGGGAGGCCATGATCGGTTGTAGGCGTGCGGGGATGGGTGGACGAGGGAGTGTTAGGCGGAGGAGTGCTATGGTCGGCTGGTGGCTGGTACTGAGCAAAATGGAGCGGTGATACGAATAAAGGTGGAGGTGTCTATTTATGGTGGAGGAAAAAAGTCTGCCGATGACCGAGGGCTGAGTATGCGCAGTGGCACGCGGCGGAGACCGGCGGGCATCACCATGCATATATACATTATCCCCGCCAAATCAAATCCCGCTTCTGATAAGTGCCGGTAATGCATCCTATAAGGGCGCGTTGGGCCTTTTTCTCCAGCTCATTATCACAGAGTTTATAAATTTCTAATGGATCAATCAGTGGTTTTTATATAGTCGTTTGTGATTAAAAGGGATTTCCAGGCACAATCACTTGGCTACGTACGGAAACTATGATGGACTGATTACAAACATTTCACGCCGATTACTCTTTGATGAATAACACATTCCATCCGCCGCCGGAACTAATTTATTATCGTACTCGGACTTTTACTCGACCTTTATATATTTCGCTAATAGCGTTCTCTGGAAAGTCAGATCCTTTTTTTCCGCGACCATGTCTCGTCCTTCCCAAGTATCCAACCCGCCGACCACCCCACCTACTCCCTTCCAGTTTGACCCTGTACCCGATGCTATCGAAGCTATCAAACGTGGAGAGTTTGTAGTCGTCATGGACGATGAAAGCCGTGAAAACGAGGGAGACGTCGTTTGTGCCGCTTCAGCTGTCACTACAGAAGGTATGGCATGGATGATCAAGTGGACAAGGTGcgtttttctttttccatcttATTTTCTGAAACCGAGAGAAGAACGCAACGAGTTGCTAACCATGGCTGTGTGTGGGTGGAATGGAAATAATTTCAGCGGCTACATCTgcctctctcttcctccttctcgacTGAAAGCACTCCAACTCCCgccatcccttcctccttccgGTGTATCCCAAGACCCCAAGGGAACAGCGTACCACCTCACAGTCGACTCGGCGCCTGGACGTCATCCCGTTTCCACCGGTATCTCCGCCCACGATCGAGCGTACACCGCGCGCTTGCTCGCGGATCCCAACAGTGATGAGAGCGATTTTACAAGGCCGGGGCATATGGTGACATTGAGATACGCGGTAGGTGGGgtcaggaagaggagggggCATACAGAGTGTGCGACAGGTACGTTTGttattttatttttccTTATTTTTTGAATTTAAAATGTGAGGTCCGTATACACGCTAAACTCCAATCAGATCTCTGCTATCTCGCAGGTCTCCCACCCGCTGGCCTTTTATGTGAACTCGTCAACCCGTACGACCCTGCAGGATCCATGGCAAGACGAGATGATTGCTGGCGGTTTGCAAAGGAATGGGGATTGAAGATTATCAGTGTGGAAGGGTTGGCAGAGTATGTGCTCAAGGAGGGTAAGCAGTTGGTGCCCGAGGCTGAGGCGGAAGCATAAGGGTGGGGGTTTCATGATGTAGGGGCACAAGGCACATTGACGGAGATTGAGGGAGCGTCGGTTGGCACAGTTGCATTTACTGAACAAAAAGGCCACGTTTTGTTTTATACAGGCAGCACAAAAAGATGTTCTGCATGTAGCTATCCATTCTAATGCGATCAGTCATCTTTTTACCGGAGACCTGTACGCTTCGTATACAGCCTAGATGTATCTTTGAAAGCCATGTAAAAACAATGAAACAAAAGCAAAAGGTGCCACACTGGCGCCAGGTGAGTTGGCAGAGGTGTGACGCATGGTAAAACGCCGAAAACGCCGCCAACTTTGCTGGTTTCCAGTGTCCATTGTTCTCTTATACGTCCCTGgccccttcttcacctgCACCCAAAAAACACATAACCATCCAAAATGACTTCTATGGCTGCTGCGCTTGCGGCCTCCCTCCCCGCCGCCATCTCGAGACAAGACACGCCCCAGCCCGCTGCCCAGCAACCTTCAAAAGTTCCCCAACGCCTCGAAGGTGTCGTCGATGTGGAGGCCGCCAGGGAAGTCGAGAATGTCTCTCTCAGCTCGCTCGTACGTCGTCTTGTGCTTTGTCGCCGGGCGCTGCAGGACAGAGTGTGTGAAGATACTAATAACGTGGGCGGTGCAAATAGGTTTTCCTCAAAATGATGAAGCACTCGACCGACTCTTTGCCCGCGCCTCCCGCTTCCGTCCTCCAGCAAGATAGGAACCCTCCTCCGCCAACCGAACTTTCTTCTCATGTAGACGCGCTTGGTGTGTTGTTGGGTTTAGATTTGGATGGTGTGATGGAAGTCGAGGACTGTTATGCGTTGCCCGGCGGAGAAACCAGCTTGGGTCGTGAGTTTTCCTGTAACACCGCGAATTctggaaagggaaaagggagCGCTGACTGTTGTCTTTCTCCTTTGGTTTGTCGTTTAGCCAACTCTTATTCTGCCAGACTTTTGAGCCGACTTGGTACTGTCTCTACCCCCGATTCCCCTGTCGGTATCTACCTCTCCACCCACAACGGTGGTTTCGCTACCCGAGTATCTATCGAGCTTCTTTCCGCCGTGGAAAAGGCTGCTGGGCGAGGCAAGGCGATTCTCGTCGTCCACGATGCCTCCCGATCAAATGGCGGTGACTTGAGCGTCAAGGCGTACAGGCTTTCAGAGGGTGCGCGCGAAGCTGCCAAGTTGGGTCGATGGGACGGTCAGGTCTTGACAGAGCAAGGAATTACTGCCTCCACTTTGCTCACTTCTATCCCCATCACTGTTTCTTCACCCTCACTCGTCAACGCTTTCATTTCCACTCTCAACACTCCTTCCCCCTCTGAAACCGCTGCTCCTCCCTCACTCACCAACCCTTCTGTgcccctccttccttcctttgcGCCGCTCATCAACCCCCTCCCTGGATCGCTCACCACCTACCTCCAAAACACCCTCGACGCGCTCACCCTCCACTCTCACGAAGCCAACAATATTGCTTTCCTCACCCGTCAGATCGCACGAGAAAAGACAAAGCATGAGCAGGCGATCAAGGACcgcgaggaagagaatgcgaggcggaggaagatgggtcTCAGCGAGTTCCCAAGTATAGCAGAGGAGATTCGAGGTGGGACAAAGGAGCCGAGCAGGTTGGAGATGGTATGTCTCGGAGGGACGGTGGAGGGGATCGCCAAGGGGATGGCGGCAGAGGCTGGTAAGGGTTTGGTGAGGGCGTACCTGTAAacaaaaaaacaaaaaaagttttctttttcctttttgatTTTTATAGGAGGGGGTGACTTTGTAGAGTTATATAGAGGCGGAGCATGGCGCCTCTGCCATCCATGCATGCTGCGATCAGACCTATTATTCGTGGGACGGGGAGTGTCCCGCACTATTAAGcaaaataataataatatacCACAATGTGCATGTGTAACCTGAAGAATCAAGGCGTTCAAACAAATATTATAACAGTTGCACTACTACTACCGTTGTATTGCACTCATTCGTGTGCGTTCAAGGAGCTATTGTCTCCACAAGGCTCTTCTCCCAACCGTAAACCACTCTTTCACCACCACCTTTCTCTTCGGGCCATACAAGCTTCTTGTCCCCTACTCGCGTGAAACCTGTTTTGTAAAGTACTGCACCTGACGCTGCGTTTTCGGGTTCATGGAACTATTATTATATCAGCTCTTGATCTGTCcatgaagagaaaaaaagaggaaagacAAAAAAGAGACAACTATCTCTTTTTAAAACTCACAGCTATAATCTTTTTCCCGCCTATCCATTTCATATACTCCAATCCGGCATTGATCATCCCGCTTCCCACACCTTTTCCCCACCAAGCCGGTAATAAATCATACGCCAACTCCCATATCCCTTCATCCCCGCCTTTGTCTTCATCAGCAGggctgaggaagaggatacCGATCATCTTGCCGTTGGAAGCGGTACGAAGGACACAGAATGGGAAAAAGTTTTCGGCGTGTGGTAATGGTGGGGAAGGCGGggaagggagggaagggaggagGGTGGAGGTGAGGTATGCGGAGAAACGGGGGATGGGGGACATGAACACGCCAGCGTCGGAGGCTTTATATCTGTGTGATTTTGACCAATTGTGCATTTGTGACGTCGATAATGAAAACGGGATAAGATATCAATAAAAATCGTTAGAgccctttctttttctcttaTATGATACTGAGAGAGACGCACGGGAATGGACGACGCCAGAACCATTTACCAATTTCAGGAGTGTTGAACAAGACGAGCTATAGACAGGGTATATGACATTAGCATCACATGAAAACCTCAATCAGCATTTGTGTTGCGTCTGTGCTCTCGGGGCCTTTCTAGGACACTCCGTTTGAGGAATTgaagggagaaaaggaaaacgtACAAGATCATCGATATCTGATTCCTTTCTCATGGTGAGCTTGAGTTCGGGGTGAGAGGCGATGGGGAGATACGGTTCGCCGATAGTGTCGATAAGTATCGGACAAGAGGTAGGGGTAGGGATCGGGGATGTCATTGTATGTTGATCGCTGATGGTTTTCGTCGGTCAGAAAGAATGGGAAAAGAGTATTATGGAGGACTGATATAGGTACATATAATAGAACAATAGATGTGCTGTGTCGAGTCGATAGAAAAAGCAGCCGAAATTGACCGGTGGACGGACTCGGGAGTTGAAAAGACCCAAAAATGAAGTGCCGAAAGATACAAGTGGAACCGTGCCTGGAATGTGCACCATATGGGCTAATAAGGGCAAGGTGACTAACCTTCTTGCGTGATCCGCGTCTAGTAGTTATTATTCAATCATGGTGGCAAAGGGTACAGGAATACATGTATATCAAGTTTCATAAAAGTCCTTGTCAATCGCCAATCCTAGGCTCATCTTGAACATTCCGTTCTCCCATATTGGGCTTTTGACAAAACCACCCGTGTCTCTTCGCTCCCTATCTCCTTGTTTATCGAGTCGTTACGGAGCTATCAGCATCTGTAAACTCCAAATGATCACTCTGGTCGGAAACGCCTGGTCCGTGGATCAACGAGGTATGGAAAACGTCTTCGATGGGCGTGCTACCTGTGTCAAAGGTGGCTGTTGTATGCAGGATGTTGGGTTGATCAAATTTATGGACATGGGGAATAAACGTGAAATCAAATCGAGTGTTGGTCAGCTCTCCTTTGCGTTGATACTGATACACAAAAATATTGGGGGATAAAATCCAAACAATACTCACAGGTGCTGGCCTGTTTCTCAGCTCTGCTCAATCCAAGGCTAGACCCATTCTCAAACAATTTGCCTCTCATGAACCCTACCTTACCATGATCATCCTCGGCCGATCCCATTTCGAACTGTCTCTTCAAAGGCGACGCCCTCTTCTCAAATCTTCTTATTGAGGCGGTAGATTTCAAAGGAAAAATACGAGAAGGCATGGTCTCTTCAATTCCGATCCAGGAATCGTCACCAATCGCAAATGTAGGCAATGGAAGAGAGGGGGGGGATGAAAAAGATATGGTCACGTCCGTGGTAGCCGCAGTATTTTGTGGTTGGGGTTGGGGTCGGGGTGGGTCGGTAGGACTTTGTTTGAGTGGAGGCGAGGAGAATGGTTGGGATGGTGAGTTAGGAGCTGGATGGTTGACTTTTAAGCCACATCAACACCCAATCGTATGCCTGCTTTTTCTTTGGAGGAAATGGTTGAACAATAAATAAAACAGGACGTACTGGTATAACCATACCGATCCGGGCTCAAGGGAATCTCATCAGTGTGCGACGGAAGAACACGGTACGATGGAGCGTCTCCCCCGATATGAGGGCTTGGACGATAGCTCTGGAGTTGTTGATACAATTGTGAATAGCGTTTTTGGTCTGATCCTTGTCCTTTGGTCTCATAATGAGATTTAGTGGTGGTATTGTTTTCAGTGTTGTCgaccaaagaagagggacGCGACGAAGATACTGTTTCAAGCAAACCGAGGATAAGGGAAGCGAAGAGCCGACCCATCAGAAACAGGTTACGAATGGAAAAGGGAAATTGAACTTACCAgacagagaagaaagacTGATAAATGACCATCTTGCATTGGCTTCAAGCCACTTCTGCGTACCTGTCCAATGGAATCCCGCAACTGGTCAGTAAACTATCCCGTCGAGAAACGCACGCCGAACAAATTTACGGTACAAACACATTAACAAGGGACAGAAAAAGACAACACTCACACCATCCAACTGGCGGCCCACTGATTCCCCGATCTCCATCGTACCCGCTACCATACATACCTGGGATACCGTACGCATACCGAATTTTCGCCAACTTTCGTCTCTGCTCCACTTCCCTCGCATGCTTTTCCACTGCTTTATCCAACTTCTTACCCCGCCTCCACCCTATATACTTGTACACCCCTAGAGTGATGATAGCTAGGAGGAGCATAAGtaaaggaaggaggatggagagaagagaggcaAGGGAcatggaggaggagggggaagcGGTGGGGGACGTAGGTTGTTCACGAGGGACGAGGGGAAGAATGGTGAGTGGTGGAGGCATAATTTTGATTAATCGTTCAATCGGGCAATGGTGGCCGAAAAGAGCAAGGTCAAGGTCTGATGGTGAGCTGTATCCAAAAGCAAAGTAAAAGCACCTTGAGAAATAGTgggaaagtgaagaaaATTAAAGCAAACAACAGCGTAGAAAAGTATTCCAAGCATTGTTCCCTCTTGTATGGAGACGAGAGCGTTGTTGGTTAGAAGGCCAGGGTCTGGTGCAAAACGATCACTGTTGATTGTTGACGGTGCAAGAATCCAAATATTCAAGTGGTCACTAAAAGTGGAGGTCGTCCCGGAGAAACACCCACATTCCGAAGAAGATATTTGTCGTGCAAAATGAAGCAGATTTTTTCCTATGCATGTAAAATATCCTTGGcgagagaaaagaaaaggacgGGCATCAGCTGATAGATAAGCTACAGGTATGAGGCTACAGAAATGAACGAATACGGATGCGAGAACGACATTTGGATGAGGGGACTAGCTCAGCCTGGGGCTTGATCCAGCGCTGAGGTTTTGAATTATAAAAAAGCGTAGAAACAAAAGAATGGAAAGTGTAAATTGTAGTGAGGATCCGCAAAGAACAGATTCGCCCCTAAAAAACAGTCCGTTAATTTTTCTAAAAGAGTGTATGGGCCGAATGTATTATGATAGTTGTTGTTAGATGAATGGTTGGCTGGAAAAAGCACGTCAGTCGAAGAATAAGAGATCTGGAAACAGATGACTTACAAGAAATGGTAAAAAATCAATATGTTACATATCCTTTATTGCCGAGAAGGATTGGCAACCTACATTTCAATCAGCAAATTACTTTACCTCCGTCGCACACCCTCTACTTACGTGTAACGGGTTCTCTCTCTCATGTTGCGGTGTCCCGACACTCCCCTCTGTTCCAGAGTACCCGCCATACGCATCTCCGtaatcttcttcgtccGGTGCGTATGCATGCGCCTGACTCGGGTCAAAGTAGTAATGCTGTCCTTCTTCGTTCAGCGGTACATCACTGTACGCCTCACCAGAGTGTGTCGGGGCATCACTGTACTGTTCAGGGACGCCATACTGTTCTGGAGGGGCGTGAGGGTCATAATAATATCCTTGTCCGCCGGGTTGCATGGTTTCATATCTGCCCGCCGCGCCATAGCCAGCAGCTGCCGCTGCGTATGGGTCGTAACCTCCCTGATGGTCGACGTATGATGCGCCGTATCCGTCGTACTGACCCATTGGTGTTTGGTTGACAGTAGAAGGATAGGATTCACTAGTTTGTGGGCCAGAAGAAGGGTTGTAGCCTTTATCCTCATCGAGCGGTGGTCGTCCAATGCCACCTGCTGGAGCAGCCATAGCAGCCGCTGTGACTTCTCTATCGAGtctctgccttcttcttctcctgaAACATAGCAAGCATAAGGCAAGAATTAATCCGATGACAACAAGACCGACGACAACGAATGTTCCAGCAACGGCACCTTTATTGCTGAAAAACGCATTGGCAGAGCGAGATGACGAGCTACCGGTGTCGAGAGCGCCTGTGGGATTGTGGACAATTTGGGTGACGGTATAGACTTCGCCATTGGAGGTGGTTACATAGGAGGAGGTGTAAGAAGCGGGGGTGGTTGTGACAAAATGACCAGCAGAGtcggtggtggtggcgatAAATGCCGACTCGGCAGTAGTATCATGTTGAGAGGATGTGGCAGAGACGACGATGGTAGATGTTCTGGATGATATTAACTAAGATAGCATCATATATATAAGAAAAGGCTTACAGAGTACCAGCGTGTGATGATTCATGAGTGGCGGAAGATTGGGGTGCAGTGCTGGAGGCGCCGACGACCTCCGTTGTCACTTCTGTCGTTGTTGGTGTTGCGCTTGGGGTATGTTAGCCGCTGTAACCAGTTAAAAAAAATTGCACTCACCTGGAAATTTGTTGGGCGCTTGATTGAGCAGCTTGACTAGAAGCAGGCTGCGTGGTAGAGAAAATCGTCGTCACGCTTTGAC
Coding sequences within:
- a CDS encoding 3,4-dihydroxy-2-butanone-4-phosphate synthase produces the protein MSRPSQVSNPPTTPPTPFQFDPVPDAIEAIKRGEFVVVMDDESRENEGDVVCAASAVTTEGMAWMIKWTSGYICLSLPPSRLKALQLPPSLPPSGVSQDPKGTAYHLTVDSAPGRHPVSTGISAHDRAYTARLLADPNSDESDFTRPGHMVTLRYAVGGVRKRRGHTECATDLCYLAGLPPAGLLCELVNPYDPAGSMARRDDCWRFAKEWGLKIISVEGLAEYVLKEGKQLVPEAEAEA